The DNA region atacgagccaagcccgggatttacgtgaaatcgcgggttttcgtttgccggcgattaaacttcttttattcagcgtctcatcaaaaatgaaaacatatttgaaaactacaagtctcaagcgttttagtggtgaaaaaaaaatttaaaaaatcgttcgggaaatgagtttactccctgggtactttctttgtatacttttgactatacgggccgagtccgggatttacggtaaatcgcaggttttcgtttgccggcgattaaacttcttttattcagcgtctcatcaaaaatgaaaatatttttgaaaactacaagtctcatgcgttttagtggtgaaaaaataaattaaaaaatcgttcgggaaatgagtttacttcctgggtactttctttgtatacttttgactatacgagccaagcccgggatttacgtgaaatcgcgggttttcgtttgccggcgattaaactttttttattcagcgtctcatcaaaaatgaaaacatttttgaaaactacaagtctcatgcgttttagtggtgaaataaaaatttaaaaaatctttcgggaaatgagtttacaccctcggtactttctttgtagacttttgcctatacgggccgagtccgggatttacgggaagtcgctggttttcgtttgccggcgattaaacttcttttattcagcgtctcatcaaaaatgaaaacatttttaaaaactacaagtctcatgggctttagtggtgaaataataattttaaaaatcgttcgggaaatgagtttacttcctgggtactttctttgtatacttttgactatacgggccaagcccgggatttacgggaaatcgcgggatttcgtttgccggagattaaacctctttccttaagcgtctcatcaaaaatgaaaacatttttgaaaacaacaagtctcatgcgttttagtagtaaaaaaaaaaaattaaaaaatcgttcgggaaatgagtttactccctgggtaatttctttgtatacttttgactatacgggccgagtccaggatttacgggaaatcgcaggttttcgtttgccggcgattaaacttcttttattcagcgtctcatcaaaaatgaaaacatttttgaaaactacaagtctcatgcgttttagtggtgaaaaaataaattaaaaaatcgttcgggaaatgagtttacttcctgggtactttctttgtatacttttgactatacgagccaagcccgggatttacgggaaattgcgggttttcgtttgccggcgattaaacttcttttattcagcgtctcatcaaaaatgaaaacatttttgaaaactacaagtcttatgcgttttagtggtgaaaaaataatttaaaaaatcgttctggaaataagtttactcacagggtactttctttgtatacattcgactatacgggccaagcccgggatttacgggaaatcgcgggttttcgtttgccggcgattaaacctctttcattaagcgtctcatcaaaaatgaaaacatttttgaaaactacacgtctcatgcgttttagtggtgaaataataatttaaaaaatcgttcgggaaatgagtttactccctgggtactttctttgtatacttttgactatacgggccgagtccgggatttacgggaagtcgcgggttttcgtttgccggcgattaaacttcttttattcagcgtctcatcagaaatgaaaacatttttaaaaactacaagtctcatgggctttagtggtgaaataataatttaaaaaatcgttcgggaaatgagtttactccctgggtactttctttgtatacttttgactatacgggccgagtccggatttacggaaaggcgcgggttttcgtttgccggcgattaaacttcttttattcagcgtctcatcaaaagtgaaaacatttttaaaaactacaagtctcaagcgttttagtggtgaaaaaaaaaatttaaaaaatcgctcgggaaatgagtttactccctgggtactttctttgtatacattcgactatacgggtcaagcccgggatttacgggaaatcgcgggatttcgtttgccggcgattaaacctctttcattaagcgtctcatcaaaaatgaaaacatttttgaaaactacaagtctcatgcgttttagtggttaaaaataaatttaaaaaatcgttcgggaaatgagtgtactccctgggtactttctttgtatacattcgactatacgggtcaagcccgggatttacgggaaatcgcgggatttcgtttgccggcgattaaacctctttcattaagcgtctcatcaaaaatgaaaacatttttgaaaactacaagtcttatgcgttttagtggtgaaaaaataatttaaaaaatcgttctggaaatgagtttactcacagggtactttctttgtatacattcgactatacgggccaagcccgggatttacgggaaatcgcgggatttcgtttgccggcgattaaacctctttcattaagcgtctcatcaaaaatgaaaacatttttgaaaactgcaagtctcatgcgttttagtggtgaaaaaataatttaaaaaatcgttctggaaataagtttactcacagggtactttctttgtatacattcgactatacgggccaagcccgggatttacgggaaatcgcgggttttcgtttgccggcgattaaacctctttcattaagcgtctcatcaaaaatgaaaacatttttgaaaactacaagtctcatgcgttttagtggtgaaataataatttaaaaaatcgctcgggaaatgagtttactccctgggtactttctttgtatacattcgactatacgggtcaagcccgggatttacgggaaatcgcgggatttcgtttgccggcgattaaacctctttcattaagcgtctcatcaaaaatgaaaacatttttgaaaaatacaagtctcatgcgttttagtgttaaaaaaaaatttaaaaaatcgttcgggaaatgagtttactccctgggtactttctttgtatacattcgactatacgggtcaagcccgggatttacgggaaatcgcgggatttcgtttgccggcgattaaacctctttcattaagtgtctcatcaaaaatgaaaacatttttgaaaactacaagtctcatgcgttttagtggtgaaaaaataatttaaaaaatcgttttggaaatgagtttactcacagggtactttctttgtatacattcgactatacgggccaagcccgggatttacgggaaatcgcgggttttcgtttgccggcgattaaacttcttttattcagcgtctcatcaaaaatgaaaacatttttaaaaactacaagtctcatgcgttatagtggtgaaaaaataatttaaaaaatcgttctggaaatgagtttactcatagtgtactttctttgtatacattcgactatacgggccaagcccgggatttacgggaaattgcgggatttcgtttgccggcgattaaaactctttcattaagcgtctcatcaaaaatgaaaacatttttgaaaactgtaagtctcatgcgttttagtggtgaaaagataatttaaaaaatcttttagaaatgagtttactcacagggtactttctttgtatacattcgactatacgggccaagcccgggatttacgggaaatcgcgggttttcgtttgccgacgattaaaccactttcattaagcgtctcatcaaaaatgaaaacatttctgaaaactacaagtgtcatgcgttttagtggtgaaaaaatcatttaaaaaatcggtcgggaaatgagtttactcccggggtactttctttgtatacttttgactatacgggccgagtccggatttacgggaagtcgcgggttttcgtttgccggcgattaaacttcttttattcagcgtctcatcaaaaatgaaaacatttttaaaaaccacaagtctcaagcgttttagtggtgaaaaaaaatttaaaaaatcgtttgggaaatgagtttactccctgggtacttcctttgtatacattcgactatacgggccaagcccgggatttacaggaaatcgcgggatttcgtttgccggcgattaaacctcttttattaagcgtctcatcaaaaatgaaaacatttttgaaaactacaagtctcatgcgttttagtggtaaaaaaaaaatgtaaaaaatcgttcgggaaatgagtttactccctgggtacttcctttgtatacttttgactatacgggccgagttcgggatttacgggaaatcgcaggttttcgtttgccggcgattaaacttcttttattcagcgtctcgtcaaaaatgaaaacatttttaaaaactacaagtctcatgcgttttagtggtgaaaaaataaattaaaaaatcgttcgggaaatgagtttacttcctgggtactttctttgtatacttttgactatacgggccaagcccgggatttacgggaaatcgcgggttttcgtttgccggcggttaaacttcttttattcagcgtctcatcaaaaataaaaacattattgaaaactacaagtctcatgcgttttagtggtaaaaaaaaatttaaaaaatcgttcgggaaatgagtttactccctgggtactttctttgtatacattcgactatacgggccaagcccgggatttacgggaaatcgcgggatttcgtttgccggcgattaaacctcttacattaagcgtctcatcaaaaatgaaaacatttttgaaaactgcaagtctcatgcgttttagtggtgaaaagataatttaaaaaatcgttttggaaatgagttgactcacagggtactttctttgtatacttttgattatacggccgagtccggatttacgggaaatcgcgggatttcgtttgccggcgattaaacctctttcattaaacgtctcatcaaaaatgaaaacatttttgaaaactacaagtctcatgcgttttagtggtgaaataataatttaaaaaatcgttcgggaaatgagtttactccctgggtactttctttgtatacttttgactatacgggccgagtccgggatttacgggaagtcgcgggttttcgtttgccggcgattaaacttcttttattcagcgtctcatcaaaaatgaaaacatttttaaaaactacaagtctcatgggctttagtggtgaaataataatttaaaaaatcgttcgggaaatgagtttactccctgggtactttctttgtatacttttgactatacgggccgagtccggatttacgggaagccgcgggttttcgtttgccggcgattaaacttcttttattcagcgtgtcatcaaaaatgaaaacatttttaaaaactacaagtctcaagcgttttagtggtgaaaaaaaaagtttaaaaaatcgctcgggaaatgagtttactccctgggtactttctttgtatacattcgactatacgggtcaagcccgggatttacgggaaatcgcgggattttgtttgccggcgattaaacctctttcattaagcgtctcatcaaaaatgaaaacacttttgaaaactacaagtctcatgcgttttagtggttaaaaaaaaatttaaaaaatcgttcgggaaatgagtttactccctgggtactttctttgtatacttttgactatacgggccgagtccgggatttacgggaaatcgcaggttttcgtttgccggcaattacacttcttttattcagcgtctcatcaaaaatgaaaacattcttaaaaactacaagtctcatgggctttagtggtgaaataataatttaaaatatcgttcgggaaatgcgtttactccctgggtactttctttgtatacttttgactatacgggccaagtccgacgttacgggaagtcgcgggttttcgtttgcagaggattaaacttcttttattcagcgtctcatcaaaaatgaaaacaattttgaaaactacaagtctcatgcgttttagtggtgaaaaaataatttaaaaaatcgttcgggaaatgagtttactcccttggtactttctttgtacacttttgactatacgggccaatcccgggatttacgggaaatcgcgggttttcgtttgccggcgattaaacttcttttattcaacgtctcatcaaaaatgaaaacatttttgaaaactacaagtcttatgcgttttagtggtgaaaaaataatttaaaaaatcgttctggaaatgagtttactcacagggtactttctttgtatacattcgactatacgggccaagccctggatttacggtaaatcgcgggttttcgtttgccggcgattaaacctctttcattaagcgtctcatcaaaaatgaaaacatttttaaaaactacaaatctcatgcgttttagtggtgaaaagataatttaaaaaatcgttttggaaatgagtttactcacagggtactttctttgtatacattcgactatacggtccaagcccggatttacgggaaatcgcgggttttcgtttgccggcgattaaaccactttcattaagcgtctcatcaagaatgaaaacatttcttaaaactacaagtctcatgcgttttagtggtgaaaaaataatttaaaaaatcgttcgggaaatgagtttactccctgggtactttctttgtatacttttgactatacgggccgagcccgggatttacgggaagtcgcgggttttcgtttgagggtgattaagcttcttttattcagcgtctcatcaaaaatgaaaacttttttgaaaactacaagtctcatacgttttagtggtgaaaaaataatttaaaaaatcgttcgggaaatgagtttactcccttggtactttctttgtatacttttgactatgcgggccgagtccggggtttacgggaaatggcgggttttcgtttatttatttatttattttatttatttattctttctttaaagtcgatatacaatatacaataaaacatgctagatacattaattaaaaaaaaaaaaaaaaaaatttgttagccttgggctaattaaaatcgactgttctaaaataaagtttttaaaaaaataggagatttatattataataataagaagctAATTCGTATATCCTACGTTACAAATATATGTGGCACAGAGACGACAACTGCACTGAATAAACGGAATGGTGTTTAGCCCGTGATGGAATAAAGACAACGAAGGGGCATTTCGGACAGAGTTTGGAAGCTTCTCCCATAATTTAGAAGCAATATAAGATACGCTTAATAGACCATGCTTTGTGGTGCGAGTTCTGCACCCTTCAAGAGAACTTGATGCACGGAAACTATATGCTGTGTTTTTGAATACAAAAACATCATTCATGTAGGATGGattctgtttcatttttgttttaaaaacctccTTTAACAATTTTCGGCAGAACTTTTCATGAATACTGATTCTGCATTCATTTTCAATTCTGTCGCATAAAAGTCTATTTGCTCTACTATGAATGCTAATAACTTTATGTAGTAGATCTCTACTTGAAAATCCCCATATAAGAGGACAGTAATTAAATATgctagaaataaatgaattagCAATAACATTTCGCTTATAATTAGACATATATGGTGATATACGTTTTAGGGCATTGATCTTGGCATTTGCCTTCTTACATAATGGAAGAACATGTTGCCGGAAAGAAAGCTGATTGTCCAGAATTATACCCAACAAATTTACGTATGGAGACTcttgtaatatattatttttcaaatttaaagtaaCAAAGTTTTCGTTTTTTGATTTTCCCAGAATGAGCAGTTTGCGCTTCTCAGAATTTAACTGAAGCCCATTATTGGAAAACCATGTGCTAACAGTTGAAAAAGCACTTTCTAAACATAACTTTATCtcctcaaattgttttccatatgTATAAAGTGTATTGTCATCTGCgtaattacaaattttaacatcagctctatcattaaaaataaacattaaatcatttatataaatattgaatAAAAGTGGACCCAGAATCGAACCTTGTGGGACACCACTAATAATTTCTTTCCACAAGCTGAAATAGCCATCAATTCCGACTCTTTGGAACCGATTGGTGAGATAACTCCTTAAAAGACCTAAAGCACTTTTTGAGAAACCATATGCATGTAGTTTCGCTATTAACAGATTATGATCCACACAATCAAATGCTTTACTCAAATCCATCAATAGCGCCCCTACAGCATTCCCTTTATCAAGATCTTTTCGCCACGATTCTATCATGTGAAGCAAAACATGCTGGCTGCTAAAACCCTTTCGAAAACCTGACAAAAGAGGTGATAATTTACTATCAATAAATTCATAAATCTGATCAAACATAATACGTTCAAAAATTTTTGACGCACTGCTCAGTTTACTAACAGGACgataattcaattttgatgaacgATCTCCGTTTTTAAATAGTGGACAAATATCAGCCAATTTCATTGCTCCAGGGAAAACTTCATCGACAATAGATTTCTCAAACAGCTTGTTGATATGTTCTCCGTATACATCGACGTAATATTTGAGGAAACATGGTGGAATTGCTCCTTTGGGACcagatttgttttcttttaggttACCAATATACTTTTTCATGATGTCAATTTCAATTGATTTGAAGCTCATTTTGTTGGTAGTGGTAACATGTTTCTTTATCCATATTATACTTGGATGCTGTTCGTAATTCTTGATGACGTTtttaatatcgtttttattATCGTTATAGTTTTCGTGCGGAATTCCATCAATATTCAAAGAATTCGTGACATTAACAAAATGATCATTTATTATATTTGCTATATGTTCTTTTTCACGAATTATTTAATCATTTTCAACTATTACTTGGACTGTATCTTTTACACATTTGTTGGAAAATATCGGCTTTACAGTTTTCCAGAActttttgttatcaaaaatgtttttcatatttaGTGATGTGTAATAAATTCTTTTCGCGTCTCTACAAACAGTGacacatttgtttctttgccttttaaaattttcccaGTTTTTAATAGAAGGGTGCTTAttgtagatatttttaaatctCGATCGAATCATTATCTCCTTTCGTACTGCTTTTGTTATAAATGGAGAGTTATTATTTCTAACAACTTTGTATTTTATAGGGGCGTGTTTGCTGACCAACTGACTGAATTGTTCGTCAAAGTCGTTGtaatttaagtcattttttgatgcaaTAAGTGACTCAAGGTCATGTTTAAAATGTTCGTCATTAAAAAGTCTGTAACAacgataatttataattttaggaTCTTTCTTTGGTATTTCCACATTTAAGAAAGTTACAACTATATCGTGATAATCAGAAAGGTCGTTTTCCAAAATGCTGGTGTGGTGGAATCGTTTAGAATCAGACACCCATATGTGATCGACACATGATGGATTTTGTAATGATTTGTGACACGTTGGTTTTTTAATGAGGTTTTTTAAACGCAACTCTGAATTAAAAAGTAACATATCATCGTCATGTTCAACAGCATTGAAATCAcccattaaaataatattataagAATTAATTTTCGAAAGAAACTCACGAATGCATCTTGTAAAATATTTAGTATTCAAGGATGGTGGTTTATAAATGCCAG from Hydractinia symbiolongicarpus strain clone_291-10 chromosome 6, HSymV2.1, whole genome shotgun sequence includes:
- the LOC130648254 gene encoding uncharacterized protein LOC130648254 — encoded protein: MSKLMIGHLNINSIRNKFEHLNNLLCDKVDIFLVSEKKLDGSFLNSQFHMDGFYPPFRNDRNQYGGGVMFYVRNNIVCREIDKSSLPEDIEAIFLEINLRKQKWIVAGIYKPPSLNTKYFTRCIREFLSKINSYNIILMGDFNAVEHDDDMLLFNSELRLKNLIKKPTCHKSLQNPSCVDHIWVSDSKRFHHTSILENDLSDYHDIVVTFLNVEIPKKDPKIINYRCYRLFNDEHFKHDLESLIASKNDLNYNDFDEQFSQLVSKHAPIKYKVVRNNNSPFITKAVRKEIMIRSRFKNIYNKHPSIKNWENFKRQRNKCVTVCRDAKRIYYTSLNMKNIFDNKKFWKTVKPIFSNKCVKDTVQVIVEND